In Candidatus Omnitrophota bacterium, a single window of DNA contains:
- a CDS encoding methyltransferase domain-containing protein translates to MKTQTKSLSNLMLSYSVAGGLAQFINLVAIVMVVRNISVAHFGLADLLRTAQWFLTALVNFNIFQSTCKFYFDTEDENLRKRILGGGISVQILAGLVSTLLLLALAPLAQSISGLRISAGAIWLVALAVIPTAVMEAFVQVTVTVKQPKAHAVLLIAQAALTLLGVLIFVLLLKWGLEGYLAALLLASVISSLIAFPRLAPFIRLGVLVGSPLRYIRFGGPFTATTLIQYGFGLFIRLFLARFASATAMGWYGFAERAQSLLTLTITGAGKAWLPWLFARQPKASDSVAGPVRELNGIVLLVLGGMLIFLRDLIALAGGTPYAAAHTPAALLLIAAWVFFLGDWIVSGGMAVKEQTYHRIWIYAISYGAAILLAVGAISRWGAAGAAMAYLLACVLIFIGMLWVSKKIHPLQHGLRILLPSSLAVIGLALLLSYGSGLGFKLLGFCFYLLLLRGLGILPQGTWKRMMGKETEDASATIHFHQNAWVGDCFVSSLPAGTRILSVGEGYGELLVRLAQTHPYLSFVGTDLDLERVRHGNRLAQDKALTNLVFCNADITRLPFRSESFTVVIARGVLHILQNPQAGLDEIRRIGTQRLFVDQITNRPFFAVWFWLLQQWEYVRAFLQRRSPNRDIWQDVLHNQQAKGTYWPLHRYLQWFQDARQKQVHANCLFIWETARHKPLLGWMGYAGAIEVWY, encoded by the coding sequence ATGAAGACCCAGACCAAGTCTTTATCCAATTTAATGCTCAGCTATTCCGTTGCAGGCGGTCTCGCACAATTCATCAATCTTGTCGCGATTGTGATGGTGGTGCGGAACATCAGCGTGGCTCACTTCGGATTGGCGGATTTGCTCCGGACCGCCCAATGGTTCCTCACGGCCCTTGTGAACTTCAACATTTTTCAAAGCACCTGCAAATTCTATTTTGACACCGAGGACGAAAATCTGCGAAAGCGCATCCTGGGCGGGGGCATTAGCGTCCAGATCCTTGCGGGGCTGGTTTCCACGCTTCTTCTTCTGGCACTTGCCCCCCTGGCCCAGAGCATTTCCGGACTCCGCATCAGTGCAGGGGCGATCTGGCTGGTTGCCCTGGCAGTTATTCCCACAGCAGTCATGGAAGCCTTTGTGCAGGTTACCGTCACCGTAAAGCAACCGAAGGCCCATGCCGTTCTTCTCATTGCGCAAGCCGCTCTGACACTTTTGGGCGTCCTGATTTTTGTGCTGCTTCTCAAATGGGGGCTCGAAGGCTATTTAGCGGCATTGCTCCTGGCCTCAGTCATCTCTTCACTCATTGCCTTTCCAAGGCTGGCGCCGTTCATCCGCTTGGGGGTTTTAGTGGGATCACCACTCAGATATATCCGCTTCGGAGGCCCGTTCACCGCCACCACACTCATTCAATATGGCTTCGGCCTTTTCATCCGGCTCTTTTTGGCGCGCTTTGCTTCGGCCACAGCCATGGGATGGTACGGCTTTGCAGAGCGGGCCCAATCCCTGCTCACTTTAACCATCACCGGAGCAGGCAAAGCCTGGCTTCCCTGGCTCTTTGCCCGGCAGCCCAAAGCCTCTGATTCCGTTGCAGGTCCGGTCAGAGAGCTCAACGGAATCGTCCTTCTGGTTTTGGGGGGCATGCTCATTTTTCTCCGCGACCTCATCGCTTTGGCGGGGGGGACTCCTTACGCAGCCGCCCATACGCCTGCAGCCTTGCTGTTGATTGCCGCCTGGGTCTTTTTTCTCGGAGATTGGATTGTCTCCGGCGGCATGGCAGTTAAAGAACAGACCTACCACCGGATTTGGATTTACGCGATCTCCTACGGCGCTGCCATACTGCTTGCAGTGGGGGCTATCTCCCGCTGGGGCGCGGCAGGAGCCGCGATGGCCTATCTCCTGGCTTGCGTGTTGATCTTCATAGGCATGCTCTGGGTGAGCAAAAAGATCCACCCGCTACAACACGGACTCCGCATCCTTCTTCCCTCATCCCTCGCTGTAATCGGGCTCGCCCTGCTGCTAAGCTACGGGAGCGGGTTGGGATTCAAACTGTTGGGATTTTGTTTTTATCTTCTGCTCTTGCGGGGCCTGGGAATTCTGCCTCAAGGCACCTGGAAACGTATGATGGGAAAAGAGACCGAAGACGCTTCCGCAACTATCCACTTTCACCAAAACGCTTGGGTGGGGGACTGCTTTGTGAGCTCGCTCCCCGCAGGCACGCGAATTCTCAGTGTGGGCGAAGGTTACGGAGAACTCTTGGTGCGGCTTGCGCAGACCCATCCTTACCTGAGTTTTGTGGGAACAGATTTGGATCTGGAGCGCGTTAGGCACGGCAACCGTTTGGCCCAAGACAAGGCTCTGACAAACCTCGTCTTCTGCAATGCGGATATCACGCGGCTTCCCTTCCGGTCTGAGAGTTTCACTGTGGTCATTGCCCGGGGCGTGCTTCACATTCTTCAAAATCCTCAGGCCGGACTGGATGAAATCCGGCGCATCGGAACGCAACGCCTGTTTGTGGATCAAATCACCAACAGGCCCTTCTTTGCAGTCTGGTTCTGGCTGCTGCAGCAATGGGAGTACGTGCGCGCCTTCTTGCAAAGGCGCAGTCCCAACCGGGATATTTGGCAGGATGTGCTGCACAACCAACAGGCAAAAGGCACGTACTGGCCCTTGCACCGGTACCTCCAATGGTTTCAGGATGCGCGCCAAAAACAAGTTCATGCGAACTGCCTCTTTATCTGGGAAACAGCAAGACACAAGCCTCTATTAGGATGGATGGGTTATGCCGGAGCCATTGAAGTCTGGTACTGA
- a CDS encoding class I SAM-dependent methyltransferase produces MSPKKSSPDSKLTPIADLYTESLQEHGTRSAGVGWKDPKSHVLRFDKLLTVVQPSSGKVSVNDLGCGYGALYRHIEKSTSIKLKKYYGYEISYPMLDAANHQICNPKVEFQLSDHLTQEADYSFACGIFNVRLEQSEKAWTAYILKTLKNLAEFSVKGFAFNALSIYVDYRKDHLYYADPMFFFDYCKKNFGKEVNLLHDYPLYEWTLTVRS; encoded by the coding sequence ATGAGCCCAAAAAAGTCTTCTCCTGATTCAAAACTGACTCCCATCGCCGATCTCTACACAGAAAGTCTGCAAGAGCACGGAACCCGATCCGCAGGCGTGGGCTGGAAGGATCCCAAGTCCCATGTCCTGCGCTTTGATAAACTGCTCACGGTCGTGCAACCCTCTTCCGGTAAAGTCAGCGTTAACGATCTGGGTTGTGGCTATGGAGCACTTTACAGACACATCGAAAAGAGCACCTCCATCAAACTAAAAAAATATTATGGTTATGAAATCAGCTATCCGATGTTGGATGCCGCAAACCACCAAATCTGCAACCCCAAGGTAGAGTTCCAGTTGAGTGACCATCTCACCCAAGAAGCGGACTATTCCTTTGCCTGCGGTATCTTCAATGTGCGATTGGAGCAGAGCGAAAAGGCCTGGACCGCATACATACTCAAGACGCTCAAGAATCTTGCAGAATTCTCAGTCAAAGGCTTCGCGTTTAACGCGTTAAGCATCTATGTGGACTATCGCAAGGATCATCTTTACTATGCGGACCCGATGTTCTTCTTCGACTACTGCAAAAAGAATTTTGGGAAAGAAGTGAATCTGCTCCACGACTACCCACTTTATGAATGGACCCTTACCGTACGGAGCTGA
- the asnB gene encoding asparagine synthase (glutamine-hydrolyzing), producing MCGIAGIFNRSGKPVSRNALQQMTEALAHRGPDGQGQHIDNNLGLGHRRLAVLDPTPNSHQPMQSPDSRYTLSYNGEIYNFRELRTELESLGYRFRSSGDTEVALYALMEWGIDALSRFNGMFALAFWDSRQRELLICRDRYGIKPLYYAFCGKTLLIGSEVQAILANPAFEMSPDMEGLLEYFTFQNFFTDRTLYKGVHLLPAGSYARLAENSQELSVHRYWDYRFVEPAQVRSEAEYSEELDRLFRQAVKRQLVSDVEVGAYLSGGMDSGSITAVAAKELPNIKTFTAGFDLHSASGLELGFDERDKAERMSYRFQTEHYEMILKAGDMERVLPKIMRHLGEPRVGQSYPNYCVAKLAARFVKVVLAGTGGDELFGGYPWRYYSAASSSNFEEFVDHYYLYWQRLIPNQVIKKVFSPVWPQVKGVWTRDIFRDVLKQHPNQLRSPEDYINQSFYLEAKTFLHALLNIEDKLSMAHGLETRVPFLDNDLVDFAIALPVRLKLGKLRDSFRIDENEPGPKSAKYYSRTHNGKLLLRRVMERHLPAEISQAPKQGFSGPDASWFRGESLEFVRRQLLTKNALIYDFMDRKAVHCLIREHLEEKVNRRLLIWSLLCVEEWCQQNLGPGSKRNSNENRSSQHIQTASV from the coding sequence GTGTGCGGGATTGCCGGCATCTTCAACCGCTCAGGCAAACCCGTCTCCCGGAATGCACTGCAACAAATGACGGAGGCCCTGGCGCATCGCGGCCCGGACGGCCAGGGGCAGCACATTGACAACAACCTCGGTCTTGGCCACCGCCGCCTTGCGGTTCTCGACCCCACGCCAAACTCGCATCAGCCCATGCAAAGCCCGGACAGCCGCTACACCCTTTCTTATAATGGAGAAATCTACAACTTTCGAGAGCTCCGCACCGAACTCGAATCCTTGGGCTACCGCTTCCGCTCAAGCGGAGATACGGAAGTCGCTCTTTACGCGCTGATGGAATGGGGAATTGACGCGCTATCACGTTTTAACGGCATGTTTGCACTCGCCTTTTGGGATTCGCGCCAACGCGAACTGCTGATCTGCAGGGACCGTTACGGAATTAAACCGTTGTACTATGCCTTTTGCGGAAAGACTCTCCTCATTGGCTCTGAGGTCCAGGCCATCCTGGCAAACCCCGCATTCGAAATGTCCCCGGATATGGAAGGACTTTTGGAATACTTCACCTTTCAGAATTTTTTTACGGATCGCACTCTCTATAAAGGAGTGCATCTCTTGCCCGCAGGGTCTTATGCCCGGCTGGCGGAGAACTCGCAGGAACTCTCCGTTCATCGCTACTGGGACTACCGTTTTGTCGAACCCGCTCAAGTCCGGAGCGAGGCCGAGTACTCCGAAGAGCTTGACCGGCTTTTTCGCCAGGCAGTGAAACGCCAACTGGTGAGTGACGTCGAGGTCGGCGCTTATCTGAGCGGAGGCATGGATAGCGGGTCTATCACCGCCGTCGCGGCAAAGGAACTCCCCAATATCAAGACCTTCACCGCCGGCTTTGACCTGCATTCGGCCTCCGGGCTCGAACTCGGTTTTGACGAACGGGACAAGGCGGAGCGGATGTCTTACCGCTTTCAGACAGAGCACTATGAGATGATCCTCAAGGCCGGCGATATGGAAAGAGTTTTGCCGAAGATCATGCGTCACTTGGGCGAACCCCGGGTCGGCCAATCTTACCCCAACTACTGCGTGGCCAAGTTGGCGGCCCGCTTTGTGAAAGTGGTGCTTGCGGGAACCGGAGGAGACGAACTTTTCGGAGGCTATCCTTGGCGCTACTACAGCGCTGCCTCCAGTTCGAATTTCGAAGAATTCGTGGACCACTACTACCTCTACTGGCAGCGGCTCATTCCCAACCAGGTCATCAAAAAAGTCTTTAGCCCTGTTTGGCCCCAAGTCAAGGGGGTGTGGACGCGCGACATCTTCAGAGATGTGCTCAAACAACATCCCAACCAACTCAGATCGCCCGAGGATTACATCAATCAGTCCTTTTACTTGGAGGCCAAGACTTTTTTGCATGCGCTTCTCAACATCGAGGACAAACTGAGCATGGCGCACGGGCTGGAAACGCGTGTGCCTTTCCTGGACAACGACCTTGTGGACTTTGCCATAGCCCTCCCGGTCCGGCTCAAGCTCGGTAAACTGCGGGATTCTTTCCGGATCGACGAAAACGAACCCGGACCCAAGTCCGCCAAGTATTACTCCCGGACTCACAACGGAAAACTCTTGCTGCGACGCGTCATGGAGCGCCATCTCCCTGCAGAGATATCCCAGGCACCCAAGCAGGGATTCAGCGGACCCGATGCCAGCTGGTTCCGCGGCGAAAGCCTGGAATTTGTACGCCGGCAACTGCTCACGAAGAATGCCCTGATCTATGACTTTATGGACCGCAAAGCAGTCCACTGTCTGATCCGGGAGCACTTGGAGGAAAAGGTCAACCGCCGCCTCCTGATTTGGTCTTTGCTGTGTGTGGAAGAATGGTGCCAACAGAATCTGGGCCCCGGCTCAAAAAGAAACTCTAATGAAAATCGAAGTTCTCAACACATCCAAACAGCCTCAGTATGA
- a CDS encoding radical SAM protein, with the protein MSLAGAITKLREYASDSAAILRGESCGVLNVSFNEQSCNLNCRVCGFSAKEVRSTYGTASAMDSETFEHLVAAVPNRSDFWFDISAIAETLQFDHLEEFIARLKSRKPQVNTIISTNGTLLTPERCQALVSSGLDFVQFSLFAPDPEGYAFITQTKVPFEKVVNNLLMLSEARGESKKPGLEVFIYDTLDFRDRAVPFIQKYRDKVDEIYFRKLYDTAGMTQHGLNPEQTPERYPCGMLWYSGAVRSTGDFLMCYPIQWKDRKHKIANVRTHSLKEYWRSLEPYRIMHLEGRWSEIPACKECDAWSMTPSVFSKRKDGSFHIPWQRRAAAKIVNGIKALFRTKPFVRMHRS; encoded by the coding sequence ATGAGCTTGGCTGGCGCTATCACAAAACTTCGTGAGTATGCTTCGGATTCCGCGGCGATCCTACGGGGGGAATCCTGTGGCGTCTTGAATGTCTCCTTTAATGAGCAGTCCTGCAATCTAAACTGCCGGGTCTGTGGTTTTAGCGCCAAAGAAGTGCGGAGCACCTACGGCACGGCCTCTGCCATGGATTCGGAAACTTTCGAGCACCTGGTTGCCGCAGTGCCGAATCGTTCGGATTTCTGGTTTGATATTTCTGCGATTGCGGAAACTCTACAGTTCGATCATCTGGAAGAGTTCATTGCCCGCCTCAAAAGCCGTAAACCTCAGGTCAACACAATCATCTCCACGAACGGGACCCTTTTGACGCCGGAACGGTGCCAGGCCCTTGTGAGCTCTGGGCTGGATTTTGTCCAGTTCTCTCTTTTTGCCCCAGACCCTGAGGGCTACGCCTTTATCACCCAAACCAAGGTCCCTTTTGAAAAAGTGGTCAATAATCTGCTCATGCTCTCAGAGGCGCGCGGTGAGTCCAAAAAGCCGGGCCTTGAAGTCTTCATTTATGACACCTTAGATTTTAGAGACCGAGCCGTGCCTTTTATTCAAAAGTACCGGGATAAGGTGGATGAGATCTATTTCCGCAAGCTTTATGATACGGCGGGTATGACCCAACACGGTCTTAATCCGGAGCAAACGCCGGAACGCTATCCCTGCGGAATGCTTTGGTATAGCGGTGCTGTCAGGAGCACGGGCGATTTCCTCATGTGTTATCCGATTCAATGGAAGGACCGGAAGCACAAAATAGCCAATGTGCGCACTCACAGCCTGAAAGAATACTGGAGGAGCTTAGAGCCGTATCGCATCATGCATCTTGAGGGAAGGTGGAGCGAAATCCCGGCGTGCAAAGAATGTGATGCCTGGAGCATGACGCCCTCCGTCTTCTCAAAGCGCAAAGACGGGAGCTTCCATATTCCTTGGCAGCGCAGGGCGGCGGCGAAAATAGTAAACGGGATCAAGGCCTTGTTTAGAACAAAGCCTTTTGTGCGCATGCATCGGTCGTGA
- a CDS encoding YdcF family protein — protein MSLSDQTFICFSSIDWDFVWQGHQEIMSDLAAKGNRVLFVENTGVRSPKLKDFSRLRSRIRNWARGFGGIRQEQDRLWIYSPLVLPFPYSRLARWINRKLILRNLERFSRAENFHNSILWTFLPTDLVRDISDRLDHKLLVYYCIDKFTESSKEAFERVAEPEKRMLQRADLVFVTSTALGKYCEQYAKEVHKFPFGVHLERFVAQSKQQEKAPSEARELSTTTKVAGYVGGLHQWMDLDLLSEVIEAQPDVRFVFVGPVQTDVSMLKKYPNVRLLGMKPHEELPHYISTFDVGLIPYRRTSYTENVYPTKLNEYLALGVPVVGTNIPELVDFERQAPDLIRVASDAKQFGQYVNAAIQDGDAKLRERRVSAAMQNTWPVRIEKMTELIEKKMQEKQEYDPLRWKARMRRIYLRSRLKVALIAGAFLLAFGIFQSPAAIRWAGAPLVIAGTPQVSDVIVIIGGGVGEGGRPGANTYERARFGAELYAQGFAPAVLLSSGYQYVVKETDEMAAILEQNGVPAQAVRINRQAMNLEDNIRRLAPVLEQSGVESVILVNSGYAMARTRYFVQHYWSGVQVSYVPKTTSLFFDPEVGSRGEQWKALWHEYAGLIYYRLRGFEARNSETVGVQTSRVLIHSSSRSRS, from the coding sequence ATGAGCCTAAGCGATCAGACCTTTATTTGTTTCAGCTCCATTGACTGGGACTTTGTGTGGCAGGGCCACCAGGAGATCATGTCCGATCTGGCGGCCAAGGGAAACCGCGTTCTCTTTGTGGAGAATACTGGGGTTCGAAGTCCTAAACTGAAGGATTTCAGCCGGTTAAGGAGCCGTATCCGCAACTGGGCCCGGGGCTTCGGCGGGATCCGCCAGGAGCAGGACCGGCTCTGGATCTACTCGCCCCTGGTTTTGCCTTTTCCTTATTCGCGCCTGGCCCGTTGGATTAATCGCAAGCTCATCCTCCGCAACTTGGAGCGCTTTTCCCGCGCCGAGAATTTTCACAATTCCATCCTCTGGACTTTTCTGCCCACAGACTTGGTCCGGGATATTTCGGACCGCCTGGATCATAAATTACTTGTTTACTATTGCATTGATAAATTTACCGAAAGTTCCAAGGAGGCCTTTGAACGCGTGGCTGAGCCTGAAAAACGCATGTTGCAGCGCGCTGATCTTGTGTTTGTGACTTCCACGGCTTTGGGCAAGTATTGTGAACAGTATGCCAAGGAGGTGCACAAGTTTCCCTTTGGTGTGCATCTGGAGCGTTTTGTGGCGCAATCCAAGCAACAGGAAAAGGCCCCGTCCGAAGCCCGGGAACTTTCCACCACGACGAAGGTGGCTGGCTATGTGGGCGGTTTGCACCAATGGATGGACTTGGATCTTCTGTCCGAGGTCATTGAGGCCCAGCCGGATGTGCGCTTTGTATTTGTGGGGCCGGTCCAAACAGATGTCTCAATGTTGAAGAAATATCCTAATGTGCGTCTTCTGGGCATGAAACCGCATGAAGAACTTCCGCACTATATTTCGACTTTTGATGTCGGGCTCATTCCGTACCGCCGCACTTCCTATACGGAAAATGTGTATCCTACTAAGCTCAATGAGTACCTGGCCCTGGGTGTGCCGGTGGTGGGGACGAATATTCCGGAACTGGTGGATTTCGAAAGGCAAGCGCCGGATCTGATCCGCGTGGCCTCGGACGCGAAGCAGTTTGGACAGTATGTGAACGCCGCGATTCAGGACGGCGATGCAAAACTGCGGGAGAGGCGCGTTTCTGCGGCCATGCAAAACACATGGCCCGTGAGGATCGAGAAGATGACGGAGCTTATTGAGAAGAAGATGCAGGAGAAACAGGAGTACGATCCACTCCGGTGGAAGGCGCGTATGCGGCGGATTTACCTCCGCTCGCGTTTGAAAGTTGCCTTAATTGCGGGAGCGTTCCTGCTGGCATTCGGCATATTTCAGAGTCCCGCCGCGATTCGTTGGGCCGGGGCGCCTTTGGTTATTGCCGGCACGCCTCAGGTAAGTGATGTGATTGTGATTATCGGGGGCGGTGTGGGGGAAGGCGGACGCCCCGGTGCCAATACCTATGAGCGCGCAAGGTTTGGCGCGGAGCTCTACGCTCAGGGGTTTGCGCCGGCTGTGTTGCTCTCTTCGGGTTATCAATACGTGGTCAAGGAGACGGATGAAATGGCCGCGATTCTGGAGCAGAACGGGGTTCCCGCACAAGCCGTCCGGATTAATCGCCAAGCCATGAACCTGGAAGACAATATTCGGCGGCTTGCTCCGGTTCTGGAGCAGTCCGGGGTGGAATCAGTCATATTGGTGAATTCGGGCTATGCAATGGCGCGCACCCGGTATTTTGTGCAGCATTACTGGTCCGGGGTTCAGGTGAGCTATGTGCCGAAGACCACGTCACTCTTTTTTGATCCGGAGGTCGGCAGTCGCGGCGAACAGTGGAAGGCCTTGTGGCACGAGTATGCGGGGTTGATCTATTACAGGCTTCGCGGATTTGAGGCGAGGAATTCCGAAACAGTCGGCGTCCAGACTTCCCGCGTCTTGATCCACTCCAGCAGCCGCTCCAGGAGTTGA
- a CDS encoding GNAT family N-acetyltransferase encodes MKIEVLNTSKQPQYEAFARAYPGALLYHSLKFRDFLEELLGCASHYLLALEDNEILGVLPLMKTPGPLGEVWNSLPFYGSNGGLLAQSAEAAQSLIAAYNEVVSAPQVASSTLISSPLCPDPHKGLRHNCTDTRTGQITVLSPEDHSEDFLLARIASSARRNVRKAQAADIEVIVDNTATGFLASAHFSHMQEIGGLAKPRKFFDIFPKHFEAEKDYNIYVARLQGKPIAALLLFYSGTTVEYYTPVSLTEHRNLQPLSAILAKAMTAAAASGYQYWNWGGTWESQEPLYRFKTKWAASDYPYTYYVQVNNAKLRKQSPGTLQKAYPGFYVLPYSELYQGAAPHEPKKVFS; translated from the coding sequence ATGAAAATCGAAGTTCTCAACACATCCAAACAGCCTCAGTATGAGGCCTTTGCCCGCGCCTATCCCGGTGCGCTTCTATACCACTCGCTCAAGTTCAGGGATTTTCTCGAAGAGCTGCTGGGTTGCGCTTCGCACTATCTGCTGGCTTTGGAGGATAACGAAATCCTCGGAGTGCTCCCTTTGATGAAAACGCCCGGCCCCCTGGGCGAGGTTTGGAACTCCCTCCCCTTTTACGGCAGCAACGGCGGCCTCTTGGCCCAATCCGCAGAAGCGGCCCAATCCCTGATTGCCGCGTACAATGAGGTGGTTTCCGCGCCTCAAGTTGCCTCATCCACACTGATTTCTTCACCTCTGTGCCCCGATCCCCACAAAGGCCTCCGGCATAACTGCACAGACACCCGCACCGGACAAATCACGGTTCTCTCGCCGGAGGATCATTCAGAAGATTTCCTGCTCGCGCGTATCGCATCCTCTGCGCGCCGGAATGTGCGCAAGGCGCAAGCAGCGGATATTGAGGTGATCGTGGACAATACAGCGACCGGTTTCCTGGCCTCTGCGCATTTCTCCCACATGCAGGAGATCGGAGGCTTGGCCAAACCTCGCAAGTTCTTCGACATCTTCCCCAAACATTTTGAAGCAGAGAAGGACTACAATATTTATGTAGCACGTCTCCAGGGAAAACCGATCGCTGCTCTTCTTCTTTTTTACTCCGGCACCACAGTGGAGTACTACACCCCTGTGAGCTTGACCGAGCACCGCAACTTACAGCCTCTTTCCGCAATTCTGGCTAAGGCCATGACAGCGGCTGCCGCATCGGGCTATCAATACTGGAACTGGGGAGGGACTTGGGAGAGTCAGGAGCCTCTTTATCGCTTCAAGACAAAATGGGCTGCTTCGGACTATCCCTATACTTATTATGTCCAAGTGAATAATGCGAAACTCCGCAAACAAAGTCCCGGTACACTGCAAAAAGCTTATCCCGGATTTTATGTCTTGCCCTATTCCGAACTCTACCAAGGAGCTGCTCCTCATGAGCCCAAAAAAGTCTTCTCCTGA
- a CDS encoding methyltransferase domain-containing protein has translation MIQSKTSPIPEWVLAVLRAPGPGASSLRLEEESLVCASSGRKYPLHPIPNFMKEPETASAGILPLNAEALSRKWKAVRAKPWIGDAAVEALPAGRIVLSVGEGYGEFALRIAQRRPDLCVIGTEIAVDRISHAIALRDRLGLKNAWFCLASAGSLPFAAGSFEFGYARGLLQILPDPLSAVAELKRVIGKRLLVDQLGNHPYDLIWFWLLQRYENLRAHLQGRLPNTRIWGDIAQTRELGGIWRSVTYYKQWFRGCREVKLLTNYLFVWETGTHHPFWGRFGYSGALDVHF, from the coding sequence GTGATTCAATCCAAGACTTCTCCTATCCCTGAATGGGTTTTGGCCGTACTGAGGGCGCCGGGTCCGGGTGCTTCCTCGCTTCGATTGGAGGAGGAATCCTTGGTCTGTGCGTCCTCGGGCAGGAAGTATCCTCTTCATCCCATCCCCAATTTCATGAAGGAGCCGGAAACGGCAAGTGCAGGTATCTTGCCGCTAAATGCAGAGGCCCTGTCTAGAAAGTGGAAAGCCGTCAGGGCCAAGCCTTGGATCGGGGATGCTGCAGTAGAGGCTTTGCCTGCGGGGCGGATAGTGCTTTCTGTGGGAGAGGGCTATGGAGAATTTGCGTTGCGGATTGCTCAGCGGCGTCCTGATCTTTGCGTGATAGGGACGGAAATTGCAGTGGATCGCATTTCACATGCGATTGCCTTGCGTGACCGACTGGGTCTGAAGAACGCGTGGTTTTGTTTGGCCAGCGCAGGAAGCTTGCCCTTTGCAGCCGGAAGTTTCGAATTCGGTTATGCACGCGGACTTTTGCAGATCCTTCCGGATCCTCTCTCGGCAGTGGCCGAACTCAAACGTGTGATCGGCAAACGGCTCTTGGTGGACCAACTGGGCAATCATCCTTATGACTTGATCTGGTTTTGGTTGCTCCAGCGTTATGAGAATCTGCGTGCGCACCTGCAGGGCCGCCTTCCCAATACCCGGATTTGGGGAGACATTGCACAGACCCGAGAGTTGGGCGGAATATGGCGCTCCGTAACATATTACAAACAGTGGTTTAGAGGATGCAGAGAGGTCAAGCTTTTGACCAACTACCTTTTTGTTTGGGAGACTGGTACGCACCATCCTTTCTGGGGACGCTTCGGCTATTCCGGTGCTTTGGATGTTCACTTTTAG
- a CDS encoding glycosyltransferase family 4 protein: protein MDPYRTELIPLAALPPTPKINIYGNVCNNAYSLAKGLRAGGLDARLILEADCLWRPEQEDPELEGAYPDWIRKVPSLRLKRFGLGDRSFVKTLGDCDLVHTFYYGPIWARKTGRPSVFHTYGGDLNVFPFMKDNPVRRYLAFRQRQGLRDMDLVLLNSNFGKRAAEQLQLKRTAFIPLFLDVGRFHPLDPEAVARARAEYNADWIFFHPTRQAWTDQTGPWERKGNHRLFRAWAQFLKKTQKKARLLAIAHGPDLEHSRALVRELGIGDHVQWLPRMSRHELVKYYNLCHAVFDQFVMEDYGTIASETWACERPVFMNLKHIPELFEEAPPVIQVSTEKEILAALIEHTEDPQTLKILGARSREWVMKYLQGPKLFNRYMNHYNRLLEKS from the coding sequence ATGGACCCTTACCGTACGGAGCTGATCCCCTTGGCCGCACTTCCTCCCACACCCAAGATCAACATTTACGGGAATGTCTGCAACAACGCATACTCTCTTGCCAAAGGCCTGCGGGCCGGAGGTCTGGATGCGCGTCTGATTTTGGAAGCCGATTGCCTCTGGCGCCCGGAGCAAGAGGATCCTGAACTCGAAGGCGCTTACCCGGATTGGATTCGGAAAGTCCCATCCCTAAGACTGAAGCGATTCGGCTTGGGAGACCGCAGTTTTGTGAAAACCCTGGGTGACTGCGATCTGGTTCACACTTTTTACTATGGCCCCATTTGGGCCCGGAAGACCGGCCGCCCCTCTGTTTTTCATACTTATGGCGGGGATCTCAATGTCTTCCCGTTCATGAAGGACAACCCGGTCCGCCGGTATTTGGCCTTCCGCCAAAGACAGGGATTGAGGGACATGGACCTCGTGCTGCTCAACAGCAATTTCGGAAAACGCGCGGCCGAACAACTCCAGCTGAAAAGGACCGCCTTTATCCCCCTCTTTCTGGATGTGGGGCGATTTCACCCTCTGGATCCGGAGGCCGTTGCCCGGGCCCGCGCAGAATACAATGCGGATTGGATATTTTTTCACCCCACGCGCCAGGCCTGGACAGATCAAACCGGCCCTTGGGAAAGAAAGGGTAACCACCGGCTTTTTCGGGCATGGGCGCAGTTCCTGAAAAAGACTCAAAAGAAGGCTCGGCTGCTTGCGATTGCCCACGGCCCGGATCTGGAGCACAGCCGCGCTCTGGTTCGCGAGCTGGGTATCGGGGACCATGTGCAGTGGTTACCCCGGATGTCCCGTCATGAACTCGTCAAGTATTACAATCTTTGTCATGCGGTCTTCGACCAATTTGTGATGGAGGACTACGGGACAATCGCTTCGGAGACATGGGCCTGCGAGCGCCCCGTGTTCATGAATCTAAAGCATATCCCGGAATTATTTGAGGAGGCTCCGCCCGTTATCCAGGTAAGCACTGAAAAGGAGATCCTGGCCGCGCTCATAGAACACACAGAGGATCCTCAGACGCTTAAGATCTTGGGCGCCCGGTCCAGGGAATGGGTAATGAAGTATCTTCAGGGCCCGAAGCTCTTCAACAGATACATGAACCACTACAACCGGCTTTTGGAAAAATCATGA